One stretch of Hydrogenovibrio kuenenii DSM 12350 DNA includes these proteins:
- the rpsB gene encoding 30S ribosomal protein S2 has product MAKVTMRQMLEAGVHFGHQTRYWNPKMGEYIFGARNKIHIVNLEKTLPMFNDALNFLGGVAAKKGSVLFVGTKRAAGDLVKQEAQRCGMPYVNHRWLGGMLTNFKTIKQSIKRLKDLEAQEQDGTFEKITKKEALMRTRQKEKLELSLGGIKDMRAMPDAIFIIDTGNEKIAIQEARNLGIPVVGVVDTNNDPSEIDYVIPGNDDAVRAVSLYLAAAADAIGEGKATITTAVEGDDFVEEKADAE; this is encoded by the coding sequence ATGGCAAAAGTTACTATGCGCCAAATGCTTGAAGCGGGTGTTCATTTTGGACATCAGACTCGTTATTGGAACCCTAAAATGGGTGAGTACATTTTCGGTGCTCGAAACAAAATTCATATCGTAAACTTGGAAAAAACCTTACCAATGTTTAACGATGCTCTAAACTTCCTAGGTGGCGTTGCTGCAAAAAAAGGAAGTGTTCTTTTTGTTGGTACTAAAAGAGCCGCAGGTGATTTAGTTAAACAAGAAGCACAACGTTGTGGGATGCCTTATGTAAACCACCGTTGGTTGGGTGGAATGCTTACCAACTTCAAAACAATCAAACAGTCTATAAAGCGTTTGAAAGATTTAGAAGCTCAAGAACAAGATGGTACTTTTGAAAAAATTACCAAAAAAGAAGCTCTTATGCGTACGCGCCAAAAAGAGAAGCTAGAATTGTCTTTGGGCGGAATTAAAGATATGCGTGCTATGCCAGATGCAATTTTCATCATCGATACTGGTAATGAAAAGATTGCTATTCAGGAAGCTAGAAACCTAGGTATTCCGGTTGTTGGTGTTGTGGATACGAATAATGATCCAAGCGAAATTGATTACGTTATTCCTGGAAATGATGATGCTGTAAGAGCAGTTTCTTTGTATTTGGCTGCAGCAGCTGATGCTATTGGTGAAGGTAAAGCTACTATCACCACTGCGGTTGAAGGCGACGACTTCGTCGAAGAAAAAGCAGACGCAGAATAA
- the map gene encoding type I methionyl aminopeptidase, whose protein sequence is MAIKIKTQEEIAKLRIAGKLAADVLEMLTPHVVPGVSTGELNRIAHDYMVNTQQTIPATLNYHGFPASTCISINHVVCHGIPDDNKKLKKGDIVNIDVTVIKDKYHGDTSMMFEVGEVKPFASRLCRVARECMWLGIEQVKPEASLYDVAAAIEDHAHKNNFSVVKEYCGHGIGSEFHEEPQVLHYRSPELKNIIFKPGMVFTIEPMINLGKADIRLLGDNWTVVTKDKKLSAQWEHTILVTETGYEALTLRQNEEPFLPE, encoded by the coding sequence ATGGCAATAAAAATAAAAACCCAAGAAGAAATTGCAAAACTTCGCATTGCGGGAAAACTTGCAGCAGATGTCCTTGAGATGCTAACACCTCATGTTGTTCCTGGTGTCTCAACAGGTGAACTCAACAGAATCGCTCATGATTATATGGTCAATACTCAACAAACCATACCAGCCACATTAAATTACCATGGTTTTCCTGCTTCAACCTGCATATCCATTAACCATGTAGTCTGTCACGGTATCCCTGATGACAACAAAAAACTTAAAAAAGGCGACATAGTTAATATAGACGTTACCGTCATTAAAGATAAATATCATGGTGATACAAGCATGATGTTTGAAGTTGGCGAAGTTAAGCCATTTGCAAGCCGTCTTTGCCGTGTTGCAAGGGAGTGTATGTGGTTAGGAATCGAGCAAGTAAAACCAGAAGCTTCATTGTATGACGTTGCAGCAGCCATTGAAGACCATGCTCATAAGAACAACTTCAGTGTAGTGAAAGAATACTGCGGGCACGGAATTGGCTCTGAATTTCACGAAGAACCTCAAGTATTGCACTATAGATCACCGGAATTAAAAAACATCATTTTTAAACCTGGCATGGTATTTACAATTGAACCCATGATTAATCTGGGTAAAGCAGATATTCGCTTACTTGGTGATAACTGGACAGTCGTAACCAAAGACAAAAAGCTTTCCGCACAATGGGAACACACAATCTTAGTTACCGAGACTGGCTATGAAGCACTTACACTCAGACAAAATGAAGAACCATTTCTTCCAGAATAA
- the glnD gene encoding [protein-PII] uridylyltransferase, whose product MSDTPVLPNFISSLQHDERKVSLQNGRLLLEQFNQQQFEKFDNNSSIESLLKERTSFVDQLIIKIWHHFLSKEEQENISLVAVGGYGRQELQPYSDIDLLILGDNCTQFKDPISDFITYLWDLGFQVGHSVRSIAECIADAKEDLSTATSLIESRWLAGDYEISQKLQKIWLNKTFWPSIQFFEAKLEEQQVRHKRFQDTFYQLEPNVKESPGGLRDLQTIFWIAKRHFGAHSFQGLLEHDFISLREFQEIQKAYWYLNKIRFGLHRLKKRHEDRLLFEYQQQLAELFGFHDDDTNKMVESFMKPYYQNVSAVARLNEILIQHFKEEIFKPEQESIEHINPRFQMINNYLDVKHDDLFEKNPTALLEIFIILENYKQSIQGIRSRTIRLIRNNLHLINKEFRSDPINKALFIEIFRQPKGVNASLKRMHAYGILGAYLPVFQKISGLMQFNIFHAYTVDEHTLLVIRNIRRFFVDDHAYEFPTAHQIAKNICKPEILLLAGLFHDIAKGRDGAHEELGAIDAKNFSFRHNLSENDSTLLSWLVLKHLEFSYIAQKKDLSDPQVITQFAKTVDNQERLDYLYLLTLADVLATSQDVWNDWKNQLFLQLYHRTTQALDNSSALPRDKTKQAILNKERARELLKKREIHTSDYQEFWAAFDKTELFNQQTTAEISRITKQLYNADKQNILINLEGKTQRGATELILYMPDRNYLFAQITNIIDKLGLNIVEAKIYSGSNGQTLVIIYLLDRENNCIDDKEKLYQITETLHYELSLSSPSPQSQQPQPRRIRVFETPTEIKFNEVSDQFTELTIHTKDIPGLLARIGLAFKQCEIRVHGARINTVGEKAEDVFLISSAHQISLKQDDLKEKLTATLLEYIE is encoded by the coding sequence ATGTCAGACACACCTGTTTTGCCAAACTTTATATCAAGCCTTCAACATGATGAGCGAAAAGTTTCTTTGCAAAATGGGCGTCTACTTTTAGAACAGTTCAACCAACAACAATTTGAAAAATTTGACAATAATAGTTCAATCGAAAGCTTGCTAAAGGAACGCACTTCTTTTGTTGATCAGCTCATCATTAAAATATGGCATCACTTCTTATCAAAAGAAGAACAGGAAAACATTTCTTTAGTCGCTGTTGGTGGCTACGGACGACAAGAACTTCAACCCTATTCAGATATTGACCTTCTCATTCTTGGTGATAATTGCACTCAATTTAAAGACCCTATTTCAGACTTTATTACCTATTTATGGGACCTAGGCTTTCAAGTTGGTCATTCTGTTCGAAGTATTGCAGAATGCATCGCTGATGCAAAAGAAGATCTTTCAACAGCAACCAGTCTAATTGAATCTCGCTGGCTCGCTGGCGACTACGAAATTTCACAAAAACTACAAAAAATTTGGCTCAACAAAACCTTCTGGCCCAGCATTCAGTTTTTTGAAGCAAAACTGGAAGAGCAGCAAGTACGTCATAAACGCTTTCAAGATACATTTTATCAATTAGAACCAAACGTAAAAGAAAGTCCAGGTGGTTTAAGAGACCTACAAACCATATTCTGGATAGCCAAGCGTCACTTTGGTGCACACTCATTTCAAGGGTTGCTTGAACATGACTTTATCTCTCTTAGAGAGTTTCAAGAAATTCAAAAAGCTTACTGGTATCTGAACAAAATTCGTTTTGGCCTTCATCGACTCAAAAAACGCCATGAAGACAGGCTTCTTTTTGAATATCAACAACAGTTAGCCGAGTTATTTGGTTTTCATGACGACGACACCAATAAGATGGTTGAAAGCTTTATGAAGCCCTACTATCAAAATGTCAGTGCTGTTGCTCGATTGAATGAAATTTTAATCCAGCATTTTAAAGAAGAAATCTTCAAACCAGAGCAAGAGTCGATTGAACATATCAATCCTAGGTTTCAAATGATTAACAATTACCTAGATGTTAAACATGATGACCTTTTTGAAAAAAACCCAACGGCATTACTAGAAATTTTTATTATTCTAGAAAATTACAAGCAATCTATACAAGGGATTCGCTCTAGAACCATTCGACTTATTCGAAACAACCTACATTTAATCAATAAAGAATTCCGTTCTGACCCAATAAACAAAGCCCTTTTTATTGAGATATTTCGCCAACCAAAAGGTGTAAATGCCTCACTAAAACGTATGCACGCTTATGGTATTCTTGGTGCTTACCTACCTGTTTTCCAAAAAATATCAGGACTAATGCAATTCAATATATTTCATGCTTATACAGTTGATGAACACACCCTCTTAGTTATACGAAATATTCGACGATTCTTTGTAGATGATCATGCTTATGAATTCCCTACAGCGCATCAGATTGCGAAAAACATATGCAAACCTGAAATACTACTTTTAGCGGGCTTGTTTCATGATATTGCTAAAGGAAGAGACGGTGCACATGAAGAACTCGGTGCGATTGATGCCAAAAACTTTAGCTTCCGACACAACCTTTCGGAAAACGACAGTACGCTTTTAAGTTGGCTAGTTCTAAAACACCTTGAGTTTTCATATATTGCACAGAAAAAGGATTTATCTGACCCTCAAGTTATTACACAGTTTGCAAAAACTGTCGATAACCAAGAACGATTGGATTACCTGTACTTGTTAACTTTAGCAGACGTATTAGCTACATCCCAAGATGTTTGGAATGACTGGAAAAACCAGCTTTTCTTGCAGCTTTATCACAGAACAACTCAGGCTTTAGACAACTCATCCGCTTTACCAAGAGACAAAACAAAGCAAGCAATCCTGAATAAAGAACGCGCTCGAGAGCTATTGAAAAAAAGAGAAATCCATACGTCTGACTATCAAGAGTTTTGGGCTGCATTTGATAAAACTGAACTCTTCAATCAACAAACCACAGCAGAAATATCTCGCATCACCAAACAGCTCTACAATGCGGATAAGCAAAACATTCTGATAAACCTAGAAGGTAAAACACAGCGAGGTGCAACAGAGCTGATTCTTTACATGCCTGACCGCAACTACCTGTTCGCACAAATTACCAATATCATTGATAAACTAGGCTTAAACATTGTCGAGGCCAAGATATACTCCGGTTCAAACGGTCAAACACTTGTCATTATTTACTTACTTGATAGAGAAAACAATTGCATCGATGACAAGGAAAAACTATATCAAATCACTGAAACCTTGCATTATGAGCTAAGTTTATCTAGCCCCTCTCCTCAATCACAACAGCCTCAACCTCGAAGAATTCGTGTATTCGAGACTCCTACCGAAATAAAATTCAATGAGGTGAGCGACCAGTTTACAGAACTCACGATTCACACAAAAGACATCCCTGGATTGCTAGCACGTATAGGTCTAGCATTCAAACAATGTGAAATTCGCGTACATGGTGCAAGAATCAACACTGTAGGTGAAAAAGCAGAAGATGTTTTCCTAATCAGTTCAGCACATCAAATTTCGCTAAAACAAGATGACCTAAAAGAAAAACTAACTGCAACCTTACTCGAATATATTGAATAA
- a CDS encoding VOC family protein — protein sequence MSKCLGFDHVSILVKDADASLKFYQNLLGLDILERPNLGFPGYWLDLQQGQSIHLMELDNPNANVERPEHGGRDYHFALRVSAIEEFKRKLESMGIAYTASRSGRKALFVRDLDENAFELFESPVT from the coding sequence ATGTCTAAATGTTTGGGATTCGATCATGTCAGTATCCTTGTTAAGGATGCGGATGCATCGCTTAAGTTTTATCAGAATTTGCTTGGGTTGGATATTCTGGAACGCCCAAATTTAGGTTTCCCCGGCTATTGGCTTGATTTGCAACAAGGGCAGAGCATACATCTTATGGAGTTAGATAACCCGAATGCTAATGTAGAACGCCCTGAGCATGGTGGTAGGGACTATCACTTTGCGTTAAGAGTCAGTGCTATTGAAGAGTTTAAGCGTAAATTAGAGTCGATGGGAATCGCATATACAGCTAGCCGATCGGGTAGAAAAGCACTTTTTGTTCGCGACTTGGATGAGAATGCGTTCGAATTGTTTGAATCCCCAGTTACTTAG
- a CDS encoding DapH/DapD/GlmU-related protein, which yields MTIKRIGHRYCDAKTGTTLDVWFPRSNKEIARNCLALQAGVIKADFVTVEIDSIDDAPKSAEEAYLRLHLLSECAYKPHEINLDGVFGLLANVAWTSAGPVLPSEVENLREAISDQPIQLTITSIDKFPRMVDYVIPEGVRIGDADRVRLGAHLASGTTIMHEGFVNFNAGTLGQSMVEGRISAGVVVGDHTDIGGGASIMGTLSGGGKQVISMGQRNLLGANAGLGISLGDDCIVESGLYLTAGTKVKMPDGSIVSARDLSGQSKLLFRRHSQTGEVQAVMTDGTLWGGLNSVLHNND from the coding sequence ATGACAATCAAGCGAATTGGACACCGTTATTGCGATGCTAAAACCGGAACGACTTTGGATGTATGGTTTCCTCGTTCTAATAAAGAAATCGCCCGTAACTGTTTGGCGTTACAGGCAGGTGTAATCAAAGCCGATTTTGTAACGGTTGAAATTGACTCAATTGATGACGCGCCTAAGTCGGCAGAAGAGGCCTATTTACGTCTACACTTGTTGTCAGAGTGCGCTTACAAGCCACACGAAATTAACTTGGATGGTGTATTTGGCCTATTGGCTAATGTTGCTTGGACCAGTGCGGGACCTGTCCTTCCGTCTGAGGTTGAAAACTTACGTGAAGCAATCTCTGATCAGCCTATCCAGTTAACCATTACATCTATCGATAAGTTCCCACGTATGGTGGATTATGTGATTCCTGAAGGTGTTCGTATTGGTGATGCAGACCGCGTTCGACTTGGTGCTCACTTGGCTTCTGGGACAACGATCATGCATGAAGGTTTTGTTAACTTCAATGCAGGTACATTGGGACAATCAATGGTTGAAGGGCGAATTTCTGCTGGTGTAGTGGTAGGTGATCATACTGACATCGGTGGCGGTGCTTCAATTATGGGTACGCTTTCTGGTGGTGGTAAACAAGTTATCTCTATGGGGCAGCGCAATCTACTAGGCGCTAACGCAGGTCTTGGCATTTCTCTGGGTGATGACTGTATTGTTGAATCAGGTCTTTACTTGACAGCAGGGACTAAGGTAAAAATGCCAGATGGTTCTATTGTGTCAGCTCGTGATTTGTCTGGACAATCGAAACTGCTATTCCGTCGCCATAGCCAAACTGGTGAAGTGCAAGCTGTTATGACTGATGGAACGCTTTGGGGCGGGCTAAATAGTGTTCTGCACAATAACGACTAA
- a CDS encoding arsenate reductase: MNNMKMYGIPNCDTVRRARKFLETHGTDYEFHDFKKLGLSIETIESWVSKQPLDVLVNKRSTSWKQLTDDQKSTLISGSDLSVLTEMPTLIKRPVLEVNGDLLIGFKQAEYEDLLK, encoded by the coding sequence ATGAATAACATGAAAATGTATGGCATCCCAAATTGCGATACCGTTCGTAGAGCACGTAAATTCTTGGAAACGCACGGCACAGATTATGAATTCCATGATTTCAAAAAGCTGGGGTTGAGTATTGAGACCATCGAATCATGGGTAAGCAAACAGCCGTTGGATGTTCTGGTTAATAAAAGAAGCACCAGTTGGAAACAATTAACGGATGATCAAAAATCCACGCTAATTTCTGGCTCCGATTTGTCTGTTTTAACCGAAATGCCAACCTTAATAAAACGTCCTGTATTGGAAGTCAATGGCGATTTACTTATCGGCTTCAAACAGGCAGAATACGAAGATCTCTTGAAATAA
- the dapE gene encoding succinyl-diaminopimelate desuccinylase produces MSETIQLAQQLIRIDSVTPNDKGCQNLITDFLAPLGFKIEQMNFGEVSNLWARYGTKGPFIVFAGHTDVVPTGPVERWTHPPFEAKIDNGMLVGRGSADMKSSIACFMIATQQFLSNHPNTNGSIGFLITSDEEGPAIDGTVKVVETLEARNEKFDYCLVGEPSSSKKLGDSIKNGRRGSLSGKLRIKGIQGHIAYPELARNPIHTFAPALLNLTEKVWDNGNEYFPPTSFQVSNIHSGTGTTNVIPGDCIVDFNFRFSTEQTPEKLKDAVHGILDDNQLEYDLDWNLSGMPFITPADGKLIQAVKKAVEAELGYEPQLSTGGGTSDGRFIATTGAQVIELGPLNDTIHKIDEQVSTADLEKLTQIYYQTLVNLLVN; encoded by the coding sequence ATGAGTGAAACAATCCAACTCGCACAGCAATTAATTCGAATTGACTCTGTCACACCTAATGACAAGGGGTGTCAAAACCTGATCACTGATTTTCTTGCACCTCTAGGCTTCAAAATCGAGCAAATGAATTTTGGCGAAGTATCAAATCTTTGGGCACGCTATGGTACAAAAGGTCCATTCATTGTATTTGCGGGACATACAGATGTTGTGCCAACAGGTCCTGTTGAACGTTGGACACACCCTCCGTTTGAAGCCAAAATAGATAATGGCATGTTGGTTGGACGTGGTTCTGCTGACATGAAAAGTAGTATTGCTTGCTTCATGATCGCAACCCAGCAGTTTTTATCAAACCACCCAAACACCAATGGTTCCATTGGCTTTTTAATCACTAGTGATGAAGAAGGTCCAGCCATTGACGGCACAGTGAAAGTGGTTGAAACGCTTGAAGCCAGAAATGAAAAGTTTGACTACTGTCTTGTAGGAGAACCTTCCAGCTCAAAAAAATTAGGCGACTCCATCAAAAATGGACGCCGAGGTTCACTTAGTGGAAAACTTCGTATAAAAGGTATCCAAGGGCATATTGCCTATCCAGAACTTGCGCGTAACCCCATACATACATTTGCACCAGCACTACTTAATTTAACTGAAAAAGTGTGGGATAACGGAAACGAATACTTCCCCCCTACTTCTTTCCAAGTATCCAACATTCACTCTGGTACAGGTACAACCAACGTTATTCCTGGTGATTGTATAGTTGATTTCAATTTCCGTTTTTCCACAGAGCAAACACCTGAAAAGCTAAAAGATGCCGTACACGGCATATTAGATGATAATCAACTAGAGTACGATCTTGATTGGAACCTTTCTGGCATGCCTTTTATTACGCCTGCCGATGGCAAGCTCATACAAGCGGTTAAAAAAGCAGTCGAGGCTGAACTGGGTTATGAGCCCCAACTTTCTACCGGTGGTGGCACATCTGATGGTCGTTTTATTGCAACTACTGGTGCTCAAGTCATTGAGTTGGGTCCATTAAACGATACCATTCATAAAATCGATGAACAAGTAAGTACAGCAGACCTGGAAAAATTGACTCAAATTTATTATCAAACACTGGTTAATCTGCTGGTAAACTAA
- a CDS encoding Crp/Fnr family transcriptional regulator: MGKADVQLISQSVLGSDLVQEDCEILSDIVKHKKLAQNEILFDAGTVDASLYILINGKLDILKAIGPDKELSINSLKPGSVIGELSFIDGDAHTMRLKARIDSEVLVLHRDDFEQLAEKNNRVVFNVMKSILRYSHNLQRKMLQENLEMHRMVLNEYTTQY, translated from the coding sequence ATGGGGAAAGCTGATGTACAACTTATCTCTCAATCCGTTCTCGGTAGCGACCTTGTTCAAGAAGATTGTGAAATCTTATCTGACATTGTCAAACATAAAAAATTAGCTCAAAACGAAATTTTATTTGATGCCGGAACGGTTGATGCCAGCTTATATATCTTAATTAACGGTAAACTCGATATATTAAAAGCGATAGGCCCAGACAAAGAACTTAGTATCAATTCTTTGAAACCAGGTTCTGTCATTGGAGAGCTAAGCTTTATAGATGGTGATGCTCACACTATGAGACTAAAAGCACGTATTGACTCTGAAGTTCTTGTTCTGCACCGTGATGACTTTGAGCAACTTGCTGAAAAAAATAACCGTGTCGTTTTTAACGTCATGAAATCTATTTTGAGATATTCGCACAACCTTCAACGCAAAATGCTTCAAGAAAACCTTGAAATGCATCGTATGGTACTAAACGAGTATACAACTCAGTATTAA
- a CDS encoding sodium-dependent transporter: MSRLKLSTTSWTTQTAFIMAATGSAVGLGNLWKFPYITGENGGGAFVLVYLLCVLLIGLPVLIAEITLGRRGGANPPQALSNLAKESKASKWWWLLGLNGLLAGCLILSFYTVIAGWGVAYFFESLSGDFINISAKSVSTNFSSLIANPWQLAFWHTVAMLITVYIVSKGVKGGLEKAVNIMMPGLFIILLILLGYAASTDAFAESFHFLFYPDFSKLTWQGVLVAMGHAFFTLSVGMGTMMVYGSYLSKDYSIPRAGLWIALIDTLVALIAGLVIFSVVFANHLHAGSGPGLLFQTLPVAFGKMSGGWFFGTLFFALVVLAALSSAISLIEPAASWLEQNWGIKRLKATVILGLLTWVLGLGTVLSFNEWKSVHFIGDRTLFDSLDFLTTNIMLPLGGLLMAVFVAWVMTQQQRDDEMEMPSPWKDFYRNVLKFITPTAILIVFIYNLL; the protein is encoded by the coding sequence ATGTCTCGGTTAAAACTTTCCACCACTTCTTGGACAACTCAAACAGCATTTATCATGGCTGCTACCGGTTCGGCTGTTGGGCTAGGAAATTTATGGAAATTTCCGTACATAACAGGGGAGAATGGTGGTGGTGCCTTCGTGTTGGTGTATTTGTTGTGTGTTTTACTTATTGGTCTCCCCGTTTTAATTGCTGAAATTACTTTAGGTAGAAGAGGTGGAGCTAATCCACCGCAAGCTTTATCTAACTTAGCGAAAGAATCTAAAGCGTCCAAATGGTGGTGGCTATTGGGATTGAATGGTCTTTTGGCTGGCTGTTTGATTCTATCCTTTTATACCGTGATTGCAGGCTGGGGTGTTGCTTACTTTTTCGAAAGTCTATCCGGTGATTTTATTAATATTTCGGCAAAATCCGTTAGTACAAACTTTTCTAGCCTGATAGCCAACCCTTGGCAATTGGCTTTTTGGCATACAGTTGCAATGCTCATTACCGTTTATATTGTGTCAAAAGGTGTAAAAGGTGGGCTGGAAAAGGCAGTAAACATCATGATGCCTGGGTTGTTTATTATTTTACTTATCTTGTTAGGTTATGCAGCTTCGACAGATGCATTTGCCGAGAGCTTTCATTTTCTATTTTATCCTGATTTTTCTAAACTGACGTGGCAGGGTGTTTTGGTCGCAATGGGACATGCTTTTTTTACATTAAGCGTGGGCATGGGCACCATGATGGTTTATGGTTCTTATTTATCAAAAGACTATTCAATTCCACGAGCAGGTCTTTGGATAGCGCTAATTGATACTCTAGTGGCATTAATTGCAGGATTGGTTATCTTTTCTGTTGTTTTTGCGAACCATTTACACGCAGGTTCTGGGCCTGGTTTGCTTTTCCAAACGTTACCGGTAGCATTTGGAAAAATGTCAGGTGGCTGGTTTTTTGGGACCCTGTTTTTTGCCCTTGTTGTATTGGCGGCATTAAGTTCAGCAATTTCATTAATAGAACCTGCAGCTAGCTGGCTAGAACAAAACTGGGGTATTAAGCGCCTTAAGGCCACCGTAATTCTTGGGTTATTAACATGGGTTTTAGGCTTGGGGACTGTACTTTCATTTAATGAATGGAAAAGCGTGCATTTCATTGGTGACAGAACTTTATTTGATTCACTAGATTTTTTAACAACTAATATTATGCTGCCGTTAGGCGGGTTACTAATGGCAGTTTTTGTTGCTTGGGTAATGACTCAGCAACAGCGTGATGATGAGATGGAAATGCCTTCACCGTGGAAAGATTTTTACCGCAACGTATTGAAGTTCATTACGCCAACAGCAATTCTTATCGTGTTTATTTACAATCTTTTGTGA
- the murB gene encoding UDP-N-acetylmuramate dehydrogenase, producing the protein MTDMRIQANYSLKNHNTFHIDVKAHYLVEIEKQSDITTLRSDLKLAALPWMIIGGGSNLLFTHDLEKVVVSCRFKKIKVVKEDEDNIWLSVGAGLDWHTFVEYTVDHGYWGLENLALIPGTVGAAPVQNIGAYGAEAEDTITRVQTLNLFNGERREFRHSDCQFGYRQSIFKTEYENSLLVHRVTFRLRKAHAGHPNLYYEPLKEALNDRDKTELTSRDVFDAIVEIRQKRLPDPRIYGNAGSFFKNPIVSEEYFQKLVEKHGDIPYHKMLDNQYKIPAAWLIEQAGWKGKKCLNKTVGVSEKHALFLVNYGGANGEDIVMLSQRIREDIDHMFGIHLEREVIVLK; encoded by the coding sequence ATAACAGATATGCGTATTCAGGCTAATTATTCACTAAAGAACCACAATACCTTCCATATTGATGTCAAAGCACACTACTTGGTTGAAATTGAAAAACAATCTGATATCACAACATTACGTTCTGACCTTAAGCTTGCCGCCTTACCCTGGATGATTATTGGAGGAGGTAGCAACCTCCTTTTCACTCACGACTTAGAAAAGGTCGTCGTTTCTTGTCGCTTTAAAAAAATCAAAGTTGTAAAAGAAGACGAAGACAACATTTGGCTATCAGTTGGCGCAGGTTTAGACTGGCATACATTTGTAGAATACACCGTTGACCATGGTTACTGGGGATTAGAAAACCTTGCTCTGATTCCTGGAACGGTTGGCGCTGCACCTGTACAAAATATCGGCGCTTATGGTGCCGAAGCAGAAGATACTATTACTCGCGTACAAACCCTAAACCTTTTCAACGGAGAACGGCGCGAATTTAGACACTCTGACTGTCAGTTTGGTTATCGCCAAAGCATATTCAAAACTGAATACGAAAACTCTTTACTGGTTCACCGAGTGACCTTTAGGTTAAGAAAAGCTCATGCTGGCCACCCTAACCTCTATTATGAACCGTTAAAAGAGGCGCTTAATGATCGCGACAAAACAGAGTTAACTTCGCGAGACGTATTTGACGCGATCGTAGAAATCCGACAAAAGCGTCTTCCAGATCCTCGTATCTATGGCAATGCCGGTAGCTTTTTCAAAAACCCTATTGTTTCTGAAGAGTATTTCCAAAAACTTGTCGAAAAGCATGGCGACATTCCCTACCACAAAATGCTTGATAACCAATACAAGATTCCGGCAGCCTGGCTAATAGAACAAGCAGGATGGAAAGGTAAAAAATGCCTTAATAAGACAGTTGGCGTATCAGAAAAACACGCTTTGTTCTTGGTGAATTATGGCGGCGCAAATGGTGAAGACATTGTGATGCTTTCACAAAGAATTCGTGAAGACATTGATCATATGTTCGGCATCCACTTAGAACGTGAAGTAATCGTCCTAAAATAA